One segment of Leuconostoc lactis DNA contains the following:
- a CDS encoding toxin-antitoxin system HicB family antitoxin: MKKIDEEKTHKSGRIPLRIAPELHEILAEQAAQEGRSLNSYLTKLLEAGAQPETFEERQIVGQIISGENFDLFNRLVLVSGIYYRYLIDNAATAKVDRQYVVIEATGNILTLRELKPVIAVYES; the protein is encoded by the coding sequence ATGAAAAAGATTGACGAAGAAAAAACTCATAAATCAGGTCGTATTCCATTGCGGATTGCGCCAGAATTGCATGAAATATTAGCGGAACAGGCGGCGCAAGAAGGTCGTTCCCTGAATAGTTATTTGACGAAGTTGCTCGAAGCAGGCGCGCAACCAGAAACTTTTGAGGAGCGGCAAATTGTCGGTCAAATTATTTCAGGGGAAAACTTTGATTTGTTTAATCGATTAGTCTTGGTGTCGGGTATTTATTATCGTTATTTGATAGATAATGCTGCGACGGCTAAAGTGGATCGGCAATATGTTGTGATTGAAGCGACTGGCAATATTTTAACGTTGCGTGAATTAAAGCCAGTCATTGCTGTTTACGAATCTTAA